Proteins from a genomic interval of Cyanobium sp. AMD-g:
- a CDS encoding SDR family NAD(P)-dependent oxidoreductase codes for MKVLITGGCGFLGSNLAASYLQEGAEVIVLDALFRRGSAANLAWLESQAAPGRFHFIQGDLAEAEAVMAVFRRHAPFDYIAHVGGQVAMTTSLTDPARDLQTNVLGTFHVLEAARALSPEALIAYSSTNKVYGDLEGLRYEETPTRYRLPDHPEGLDEALGLDFSTPYGCSKGAADQYVRDWARVYGLRTVVFRHSSIFGGRQFASFDQGWVGWFCQKAIEQKRAHQAGVAPEPFTIAGTGKQVRDVLHADDLIRLYRAAYEHRERMTGEIFNIGGGAANSLSLLELFALLAELLAIPPLVYTPTPRRASDQDCFIADIAKAQRLLGWAPAISCRDGVSRMLAWTETQLMA; via the coding sequence ATGAAGGTTCTGATCACCGGCGGTTGCGGCTTTCTCGGCTCCAACCTGGCCGCCTCCTACCTCCAGGAAGGCGCCGAGGTGATCGTGCTCGATGCCCTGTTCCGGCGCGGCTCGGCGGCCAACCTGGCCTGGCTGGAGTCCCAGGCCGCCCCCGGGCGCTTCCACTTCATCCAGGGCGATCTGGCCGAGGCCGAGGCCGTGATGGCCGTCTTCCGCCGCCACGCCCCCTTCGATTACATCGCCCATGTGGGCGGCCAGGTGGCGATGACCACCTCCCTGACCGATCCCGCCCGCGACCTGCAGACCAACGTGCTGGGCACGTTCCATGTGCTCGAAGCCGCCCGGGCCCTCTCCCCGGAGGCGCTGATCGCCTACAGCAGCACCAACAAGGTCTACGGCGATCTGGAGGGGCTCCGCTACGAGGAGACTCCCACCCGCTACCGCCTCCCCGATCACCCCGAAGGCCTCGATGAAGCCCTCGGCCTCGATTTCTCCACCCCCTACGGCTGCTCCAAGGGGGCGGCGGATCAGTACGTGCGCGACTGGGCCCGCGTCTATGGACTCAGAACGGTGGTGTTCCGCCACTCCTCGATCTTTGGCGGCCGCCAGTTCGCCTCCTTCGACCAGGGCTGGGTGGGCTGGTTCTGCCAGAAGGCGATCGAGCAGAAGCGCGCCCACCAGGCTGGCGTGGCCCCCGAGCCTTTCACCATCGCCGGCACCGGCAAGCAGGTGCGCGATGTGCTCCACGCCGACGACCTGATCCGCCTCTACCGGGCCGCCTACGAGCACCGGGAGCGGATGACCGGCGAGATCTTCAACATCGGCGGCGGCGCCGCCAACTCCCTCAGCCTGCTGGAGCTGTTCGCCCTGCTCGCCGAGCTGCTCGCCATTCCGCCGCTGGTGTACACCCCCACCCCCCGCCGCGCCAGCGACCAGGACTGCTTCATCGCCGACATCGCCAAGGCCCAGCGCCTCCTGGGCTGGGCGCCGGCCATCTCCTGCCGCGACGGCGTCAGCCGCATGCTCGCCTGGACCGAAACCCAGCTGATGGCCTGA
- a CDS encoding YeeE/YedE family protein, with the protein MGFPFPNGVTSYLVGGLFLGLGLMVMYLSLGVKAGASSFLSSTLTYITPLKAERSSRDWRLLFALAMVLGAWLYAATHQAFFVTAVGWWRLALGGLLVGFGTRLSSGCTSGHGICGVASFSRASLLAVAVFMAVAIVTARVVMLLGVTP; encoded by the coding sequence TTGGGCTTCCCTTTCCCCAATGGCGTCACGTCCTATCTGGTCGGGGGGCTGTTCCTCGGACTGGGACTGATGGTCATGTACCTCAGCCTCGGCGTCAAAGCCGGGGCGAGTTCCTTCCTGAGCTCCACGCTCACCTACATCACGCCGCTCAAGGCTGAGCGCAGCTCGCGCGACTGGCGACTGCTGTTCGCCCTGGCCATGGTGCTGGGTGCCTGGCTGTACGCCGCCACCCACCAGGCGTTCTTCGTCACGGCCGTGGGTTGGTGGCGGCTGGCGCTGGGGGGTCTGCTGGTGGGCTTCGGCACCCGGCTCTCCTCGGGCTGCACCTCCGGCCACGGCATCTGCGGCGTCGCCTCGTTCTCGCGGGCCTCGCTGCTGGCGGTGGCCGTGTTCATGGCGGTGGCCATCGTCACCGCCCGGGTCGTGATGCTGCTGGGGGTGACCCCATGA
- the rfbF gene encoding glucose-1-phosphate cytidylyltransferase — translation MKAVILAGGLGTRLAEETHLRPKPMVEIGGKPILWHILKIYSHHGINDFIICCGYKGYVIKEYFANYFLHTSDVTFHMDLNHMEVHRQKAEPWKVTLVDTGDATLTGGRLARVRSYLPDDESFCFTYGDGVADVDITALIAHHQRQGLQATLTAVQPPGRYGALHLDGDVVTDFEEKPDGDNAWINGGFFVLEPPVIDLIDGDQCVWEQAPLKALATKGQLNSFKHRGFWQPMDTLRDRQRLEDLWQQGRAPWKIWS, via the coding sequence ATGAAAGCCGTCATCCTGGCCGGTGGACTGGGCACCCGACTGGCGGAGGAGACCCACCTGCGGCCCAAGCCGATGGTGGAGATCGGCGGCAAGCCGATCCTGTGGCACATCCTCAAGATCTACAGCCATCACGGCATCAACGATTTCATCATCTGTTGCGGCTACAAGGGCTATGTGATCAAGGAATACTTCGCCAACTATTTCCTGCACACCAGTGATGTCACCTTCCATATGGATCTCAACCATATGGAAGTGCACCGCCAGAAGGCCGAACCCTGGAAGGTCACCCTGGTCGACACCGGCGATGCCACCCTCACCGGCGGCCGTCTGGCCCGGGTGCGCAGCTACCTCCCCGACGACGAGTCCTTCTGCTTCACCTACGGCGACGGCGTCGCCGATGTGGACATCACCGCCCTGATCGCCCACCACCAACGCCAGGGCCTGCAGGCCACCCTCACCGCCGTCCAGCCCCCCGGCCGCTACGGCGCCCTGCACCTCGACGGCGATGTGGTCACCGACTTCGAGGAGAAGCCCGACGGTGACAACGCTTGGATCAACGGCGGCTTCTTCGTGCTCGAGCCCCCCGTGATCGACCTGATCGACGGCGACCAGTGCGTCTGGGAGCAGGCCCCCCTCAAGGCCCTGGCCACAAAGGGCCAGCTCAACTCCTTCAAGCACCGCGGCTTCTGGCAGCCCATGGACACCCTGCGCGACCGTCAGCGGCTCGAAGACCTCTGGCAGCAGGGCCGCGCCCCCTGGAAGATCTGGAGCTGA
- a CDS encoding DUF6691 family protein: protein MKRLFSILLGGGLFGYGLALSGMARPEVVLSFLQLRDLGLLLVMAAALAVTTIGFRLAPRLRQTTLLGLPFSHEVKPMLAGTVPGAVIFGVGWGLCGLCPGAAVASIGIGNGPVLIGLAGMFVGAYLQGVLAEGRPKLQG from the coding sequence ATGAAGCGCCTGTTCTCGATCCTGCTGGGTGGTGGTCTGTTCGGCTATGGGCTGGCCTTGAGCGGCATGGCCCGGCCTGAGGTGGTGCTGAGCTTCCTGCAGCTGCGCGACCTTGGCCTGCTGCTGGTGATGGCGGCGGCCCTGGCGGTCACGACGATCGGCTTCCGGCTGGCCCCGCGGCTGCGCCAGACCACGCTGCTGGGGCTGCCCTTCTCCCATGAGGTGAAGCCGATGCTGGCCGGCACCGTTCCGGGGGCGGTGATCTTCGGTGTGGGCTGGGGCCTGTGCGGCCTGTGCCCCGGGGCGGCAGTGGCCAGCATCGGCATCGGCAACGGGCCGGTGCTGATCGGCCTGGCCGGGATGTTCGTGGGCGCCTACCTGCAGGGGGTGCTGGCGGAAGGCCGCCCCAAGCTGCAGGGCTGA
- a CDS encoding rhodanese-like domain-containing protein: MAPSPSFPLAAAAGGAPLLLRQLFDAETGTFTYLLADVASRQGVLIDSVYEQHPRDLSLIRELGIELVASLDTHVHADHVTGSWRLHRATGCAIALAAVAGAENVTLPLRHGDRVSFGGRHLEVRATPGHTDGCLSVVLDDHSMAFTGDALLVRGCGRCDFQQGDASTLYHSITEQLLSLPDHCLLYPAHDYSGRAVSSVAEEKAYNARLGGEADERDFVGYMENLHLPHPNRIAVALPANLRSGRPADSGLEEADDWAPIERSYAGLPELTADWVADHREALTLVDVRSEAEVQGPDGRIPGSLQIPLPELPARADEIPTDRPTVVLCHSGSRSALATQQLQKKGLTQVANLRGGLRAWKAQGLPLEHPT; the protein is encoded by the coding sequence ATGGCTCCCTCCCCTTCCTTCCCCCTGGCGGCCGCCGCCGGCGGTGCGCCGCTGCTGCTGCGGCAGCTGTTCGACGCCGAGACGGGCACCTTCACCTACCTGCTGGCGGATGTGGCCTCCCGGCAGGGGGTGTTGATCGATTCGGTGTACGAGCAGCACCCCCGCGATCTTTCGCTGATCCGGGAACTGGGGATCGAACTGGTCGCCAGCCTCGACACCCACGTGCATGCCGACCACGTGACCGGCAGCTGGCGCCTGCACCGGGCCACCGGTTGCGCCATCGCCCTGGCCGCCGTCGCCGGGGCCGAGAACGTGACCCTGCCCCTGCGCCATGGGGATCGGGTGAGCTTCGGCGGCCGCCATCTGGAGGTGCGTGCCACCCCCGGCCACACCGACGGTTGCCTGAGCGTGGTACTCGATGACCACAGCATGGCCTTCACCGGCGATGCCCTGCTGGTGCGGGGCTGCGGCCGCTGCGACTTTCAGCAGGGGGATGCCTCCACCCTGTACCACTCGATCACCGAGCAGCTCCTCTCGCTGCCCGACCACTGCCTGCTCTACCCGGCCCACGATTACAGCGGCCGGGCGGTGAGTTCGGTGGCCGAGGAGAAGGCCTACAACGCCCGGCTCGGGGGCGAGGCCGACGAGCGCGACTTCGTGGGCTACATGGAGAACCTGCATCTCCCCCACCCCAACCGGATCGCCGTGGCCCTGCCGGCCAACCTGCGCTCCGGCCGGCCCGCCGACAGTGGCCTGGAGGAAGCGGACGACTGGGCCCCGATCGAGCGCAGCTATGCCGGCCTGCCGGAACTGACCGCCGACTGGGTGGCCGACCACCGCGAGGCCCTGACGCTGGTGGATGTGCGCTCCGAAGCGGAAGTGCAGGGCCCGGACGGTCGCATCCCGGGCAGCCTGCAGATCCCCCTGCCCGAGTTGCCGGCGCGAGCCGACGAGATCCCCACGGATCGGCCAACGGTGGTGCTTTGCCATTCCGGCAGCCGGTCCGCCCTGGCTACACAGCAGCTGCAGAAGAAGGGGCTGACACAGGTGGCCAACCTGCGCGGCGGCCTGCGGGCCTGGAAGGCGCAGGGGCTGCCGCTGGAGCATCCCACTTGA
- a CDS encoding glutathione S-transferase family protein: protein MTTAPGPITVFHIPVCPFSQRLEILLALKGRRSDVHFHVVDITQSRPEWLKAKSTGSTALPILETTDGQILRESLIILQYLEDVFPEPAVAQRDPYRRAVEGLMTRMEADFGQQGYLYVMNQDPGRREVFRDSLLQLHAQLNDFLLEHSPSGTTLFESFGWAETVFTPLFMRFWFLEYFEDFALPQEPRYARVRAWREACLAHPAAQQVSREQIVKLYVDYAHGAGNGALLPGRQRSSFVFEPDWRTRPWPSKLKYGPIPSDADLGL, encoded by the coding sequence ATGACAACAGCGCCCGGCCCCATCACCGTCTTCCACATTCCCGTCTGCCCCTTCTCGCAGCGGCTGGAGATCCTCCTGGCGCTCAAGGGTCGCCGCAGTGATGTCCACTTTCATGTGGTGGACATCACCCAGTCCCGTCCCGAATGGTTGAAGGCCAAGTCCACCGGCAGCACGGCGCTGCCGATCCTGGAAACAACGGACGGCCAGATCCTCAGGGAAAGTCTGATCATCCTGCAGTATCTCGAGGATGTCTTCCCTGAGCCGGCGGTGGCCCAGCGCGATCCCTACCGCCGCGCCGTGGAGGGCTTGATGACGCGGATGGAGGCCGACTTTGGCCAGCAGGGCTACCTCTATGTGATGAACCAGGATCCCGGGCGGCGTGAGGTCTTCCGGGACAGCCTGCTGCAGCTCCATGCCCAGCTGAACGATTTTCTGCTTGAGCATTCCCCCTCCGGCACCACTCTCTTCGAGTCGTTCGGCTGGGCGGAAACGGTCTTCACACCACTGTTCATGCGTTTCTGGTTCCTTGAGTATTTCGAGGACTTCGCCTTGCCCCAGGAGCCCCGATACGCGCGGGTGCGCGCCTGGCGCGAGGCCTGCCTGGCCCATCCCGCCGCCCAGCAGGTCAGCAGAGAGCAGATCGTCAAGCTCTACGTCGACTACGCCCATGGCGCCGGCAATGGAGCCTTGCTGCCGGGCCGGCAGCGTTCCTCGTTCGTCTTTGAGCCCGATTGGCGCACTCGCCCCTGGCCCTCGAAGCTGAAGTACGGCCCCATCCCCTCCGATGCGGACCTGGGATTGTGA
- a CDS encoding NAD(P)-dependent oxidoreductase has product MRLFLTGGTGFIGSHLLAAALAAGHQVRALRRSPASAPVIPLPRQPQWCEGDLLTLPASELEGVEALLHLASAGVSPKQVPWAELVQANVAGSLRLLELAEEAGVRRCVVTGTSHEYGNAARRFAAIPPDAPLEPLSAYGASKAAAFQLLRTFAIERRLELFYGRIFTAYGEGQFAGNFWPSLRRAALAGEDFPMTSGRQVSDFVPVAEVADHLLEACTRPDVEPGRPLVANIGSGVATSLLAFAEAEWSRLAATGRLRPGVLPDRPDQIERYVPDLAGLRLPASPLP; this is encoded by the coding sequence ATGCGGCTGTTCCTCACCGGCGGCACCGGCTTCATCGGCTCCCACTTGCTGGCGGCGGCCCTGGCGGCGGGGCACCAGGTGCGGGCCCTGCGCCGCAGCCCCGCCTCCGCCCCGGTGATCCCCCTGCCGCGCCAGCCCCAGTGGTGCGAGGGCGATCTGCTCACCCTCCCGGCCTCCGAGCTGGAGGGGGTGGAGGCGTTGCTGCACCTGGCCTCGGCGGGGGTGAGCCCAAAGCAGGTGCCATGGGCCGAGCTGGTGCAGGCCAACGTGGCCGGGAGCCTGCGGCTGCTGGAGCTGGCGGAGGAGGCGGGGGTGCGCCGCTGCGTCGTCACCGGCACCAGCCACGAGTACGGCAACGCCGCCCGCCGTTTTGCGGCCATCCCCCCCGATGCCCCCCTGGAGCCCCTGAGCGCCTACGGGGCCAGCAAGGCGGCGGCCTTCCAGCTGCTGCGCACCTTCGCCATCGAACGGCGCCTGGAGCTCTTCTACGGCCGCATCTTCACCGCCTACGGCGAGGGGCAGTTCGCGGGCAACTTCTGGCCCTCCCTGCGGCGCGCCGCCCTGGCCGGGGAGGATTTCCCCATGACCTCCGGCCGCCAGGTCAGTGATTTCGTGCCCGTCGCCGAGGTGGCGGACCACCTGCTGGAGGCCTGCACGCGCCCCGATGTGGAGCCGGGCCGGCCCCTGGTGGCCAACATCGGCTCGGGCGTCGCCACCAGCCTGCTGGCCTTCGCCGAGGCGGAGTGGAGCCGCCTGGCGGCGACCGGTAGATTGCGCCCCGGTGTGCTTCCCGACCGACCCGATCAGATCGAGCGATACGTTCCGGACCTGGCTGGTTTGAGGCTTCCCGCGTCCCCTCTGCCCTGA
- the rfbG gene encoding CDP-glucose 4,6-dehydratase — protein sequence MASTSLRRAWQQPDPAFWQGKRVLLTGHTGFKGSWLALWLCELGARVTGFALAPDTTPSLFDQLGLAGRLDHHVGDLRDPAALRELVAAVQPEVVLHLAAQPLVRRSYAEPVLTWDTNVLGTIHLIEALRPLAHPCAAVLITTDKVYRNNEWLYGYRENDPLGGHDPYSSSKAAAELAISSWRASYCGTLPHQSPHLRLASARAGNVIGGGDWAADRIIPDTVRSLRAGEPITLRNPGATRPWQHVLEPLGGYLALAEALAEPSDGLAMAEAFNFGPQLEANRPVQELVEQALAHWPGTWIDASDPTAPHEAGLLNLVVDKAHHRLGWSPRWDFATTTARTLQWYRRVIEAGDDPVSCCLDDLTAYLASLPPGRSTP from the coding sequence ATGGCCAGCACCTCCCTTCGGCGGGCCTGGCAGCAGCCCGATCCCGCCTTCTGGCAGGGCAAGCGGGTGCTGCTCACCGGCCACACCGGCTTCAAGGGCAGCTGGCTGGCCCTCTGGCTCTGCGAGCTGGGGGCCCGCGTCACCGGCTTCGCCCTGGCGCCCGACACAACCCCCTCCCTGTTCGACCAGCTGGGCCTGGCCGGCCGCCTTGATCATCACGTGGGCGATCTGCGCGATCCGGCCGCCCTCCGCGAACTCGTGGCGGCCGTCCAGCCGGAGGTGGTGCTGCACCTGGCGGCCCAGCCCCTGGTGCGGCGCAGCTACGCCGAGCCGGTGCTCACCTGGGACACCAACGTGCTGGGCACCATCCACCTGATCGAGGCCCTGCGGCCCCTGGCCCATCCCTGCGCCGCGGTGCTGATCACCACCGACAAGGTGTACCGCAACAACGAATGGCTCTACGGCTACCGGGAGAACGACCCCCTCGGCGGCCACGACCCCTACAGCAGCAGCAAGGCCGCCGCCGAGCTGGCCATCAGCTCCTGGCGCGCCAGCTACTGCGGCACCCTGCCCCACCAGTCGCCCCACCTGCGTCTGGCCAGTGCCCGGGCCGGCAACGTCATCGGCGGGGGCGACTGGGCCGCCGACCGCATCATTCCCGACACCGTCCGCTCCCTGCGCGCCGGTGAGCCCATCACCCTGCGCAACCCCGGCGCCACCCGCCCCTGGCAGCACGTGCTCGAACCCCTCGGCGGCTACCTGGCCCTGGCCGAGGCCCTCGCCGAGCCGTCCGATGGCCTCGCGATGGCCGAAGCCTTCAACTTCGGGCCCCAGCTGGAGGCCAACCGGCCCGTGCAGGAGCTGGTGGAGCAGGCCCTGGCCCACTGGCCCGGCACCTGGATCGATGCTTCCGACCCCACCGCCCCCCACGAGGCGGGTCTGTTGAATCTGGTGGTCGACAAGGCCCACCACCGCCTCGGCTGGTCACCCCGCTGGGATTTCGCCACCACCACCGCCCGCACGCTTCAGTGGTATCGCCGCGTGATCGAAGCCGGCGACGACCCCGTGTCCTGCTGCCTCGACGACCTCACCGCCTATCTCGCTTCTCTCCCGCCGGGCCGATCCACCCCATGA
- a CDS encoding DUF1254 domain-containing protein, producing the protein MRAIAKEAYVYGYPMVDNLRVQYAYFTDRSSPEYKAPYNQLFNIPRVFTPDDRAIQTPNSDTPYSWIGLDLRTEPIVFTVPAIPKERYWSLQLIDLHTHNFAYLGTRTTGNGGGSYMVAGPSWKGETPKGITKVIHSETSIASAQFRTQLFRPDDLENVKKIQSKYVVQPLSAFLGQPAPVKAPAISFPKPLSAAEQKSSLEFFNSLNFGLQFAPVHPSETALRARFASINVGAGRKVDVNSLSPEIRGAIEQGIADAWAENEATKQQVVAGKLASGDLFGTRDYLNNNYTYRMLAAVLGIYGNSKQEAMYPAYFVDANGKPLSGDSRYTLRFAPGQEPPVDAFWSLTMYDEPNKWLVANPISRYLLNSAMLAQFKRDADGGLTFYVQNTSPGMDKEANWLPAPKGPFSVIMRLYIPKADALDGKWIAPALQRTVMKAGNDVTASVKVTPDTYIRAETDRTFHNISQQAGGVNRWFYIRKPTPLNQQTVVRMNRDTLYSASIVDTSKGATVTVPPLPAGRFMSVLLVDNDHYAPAVYYAPGTYDLPQDTKYLAVIVRTQVLNPKDDADIELANKLQDAVVIKANSADPLPPMQWDAASLKALTEQYEKDSAQYKSWKGMMGPRGKVDEKTRHIAAAAAWGLNPEWDATYLNYSGDHDYRVCHKATYTVPENQAFWSITLYGTDGYIKNENAVINSTNVNLNDVGTFTVYFGSKEACGEVPNRVDVSEGWNFLMRIYRPGPSVLDGRYKLPTVVPVR; encoded by the coding sequence GTGCGAGCTATTGCCAAGGAAGCCTATGTTTATGGCTATCCGATGGTTGACAACCTGCGCGTGCAGTACGCGTACTTCACCGACCGGTCGAGTCCTGAATACAAGGCGCCCTACAACCAGTTGTTCAACATCCCGCGGGTCTTCACCCCGGACGACAGGGCAATTCAGACGCCCAACTCGGACACGCCGTACTCCTGGATCGGTCTGGACCTTCGCACCGAGCCCATCGTCTTCACCGTGCCCGCCATTCCCAAGGAGCGTTACTGGAGCCTGCAGCTGATCGACCTGCACACCCACAACTTCGCCTACCTGGGCACACGAACCACCGGTAACGGCGGCGGCAGCTACATGGTCGCGGGACCGTCGTGGAAAGGGGAAACGCCCAAGGGCATCACCAAGGTCATCCACAGCGAGACCAGTATCGCATCGGCGCAATTCCGTACCCAACTTTTCAGACCCGACGACCTGGAGAACGTCAAGAAGATCCAGTCGAAGTATGTCGTGCAGCCGCTGTCGGCGTTCCTCGGGCAGCCCGCACCGGTAAAGGCGCCGGCGATCTCTTTCCCGAAGCCGTTGTCGGCGGCCGAACAGAAATCGTCGCTGGAGTTCTTCAACAGCCTCAACTTCGGCCTGCAGTTCGCGCCGGTCCATCCTTCCGAAACGGCCCTGAGAGCGCGTTTCGCCAGCATCAATGTAGGCGCCGGCAGGAAGGTGGACGTCAACAGCCTTTCGCCCGAGATCAGGGGAGCCATCGAGCAGGGTATCGCCGATGCCTGGGCCGAGAACGAAGCCACGAAACAGCAGGTCGTCGCCGGCAAGCTTGCATCCGGCGACCTGTTCGGCACGCGCGACTACCTCAACAACAACTACACCTATCGCATGCTGGCGGCCGTGCTCGGCATTTACGGGAACTCCAAGCAGGAGGCTATGTATCCGGCCTACTTCGTCGACGCGAACGGCAAGCCGCTCTCGGGTGATAGCCGTTACACCCTGCGCTTCGCCCCCGGCCAGGAACCACCGGTCGACGCCTTCTGGTCACTCACCATGTACGACGAACCGAACAAGTGGCTGGTCGCCAACCCTATATCCCGCTACCTGCTCAATTCAGCCATGCTCGCGCAATTCAAACGCGACGCCGATGGTGGCCTCACCTTTTACGTACAGAACACATCGCCGGGCATGGACAAGGAAGCCAATTGGCTGCCTGCCCCGAAGGGGCCCTTTTCCGTGATCATGCGTCTGTACATTCCCAAGGCTGACGCCCTCGACGGGAAGTGGATCGCGCCGGCCCTGCAGCGGACCGTCATGAAGGCCGGCAATGACGTGACAGCATCCGTCAAGGTGACTCCGGACACCTACATCCGCGCTGAGACCGACCGAACTTTCCACAACATCAGCCAGCAGGCCGGTGGTGTGAACCGTTGGTTCTATATCCGCAAGCCGACGCCACTGAACCAGCAGACGGTGGTCAGAATGAATCGGGACACTTTGTATTCAGCGTCCATCGTGGACACTTCCAAGGGTGCGACCGTGACAGTGCCGCCTTTGCCGGCGGGTCGCTTCATGTCGGTGCTGCTGGTTGATAACGACCACTACGCGCCTGCCGTCTACTATGCCCCCGGTACTTATGACCTGCCGCAAGACACGAAGTACCTGGCTGTTATCGTCCGAACCCAAGTGTTAAACCCTAAGGACGATGCGGACATCGAACTAGCCAACAAGCTGCAGGACGCCGTGGTGATCAAGGCGAACAGCGCCGATCCGCTGCCCCCAATGCAATGGGATGCAGCATCGCTGAAAGCTCTGACCGAGCAGTACGAGAAGGACTCAGCCCAGTACAAGAGTTGGAAGGGAATGATGGGGCCGCGCGGAAAGGTCGACGAAAAGACGCGCCACATCGCCGCAGCGGCGGCGTGGGGCCTGAACCCAGAGTGGGACGCCACCTACTTGAACTACAGCGGTGACCATGACTACCGCGTGTGCCACAAGGCCACCTACACGGTGCCAGAGAATCAGGCTTTTTGGTCAATAACGCTCTATGGCACTGATGGCTACATAAAAAACGAAAACGCAGTGATTAACTCCACGAACGTCAATCTGAACGACGTCGGTACTTTTACCGTGTACTTCGGATCGAAGGAAGCCTGCGGCGAGGTGCCGAACCGGGTGGATGTCTCCGAAGGCTGGAACTTCCTCATGCGCATCTACCGACCAGGGCCGTCGGTGTTGGACGGGCGCTACAAGTTGCCGACGGTGGTGCCAGTTCGGTAA
- the rfbH gene encoding lipopolysaccharide biosynthesis protein RfbH gives MTADLDQLKQEILRLTRDYARRAHAGFRPGDDPERTPHADGQTIPYAGRVFTEDEVEAAVGTTLDFWLTLGTEGAAMESELAAFLGVRHSLLVNSGSSANLVAISALTSHRLPAERRLRPGDEVITVAAGFPTTVAPILQVGAVPVFIDADPITGNARCDQLEAAFTPGVTKAVMMAHALGNPFDLAAVLRFCRAHDLYLVEDNCDALGCSYSMPRELAESLGFSDNSPGLDEGPDRVIRWTGTWGDISTQSFYPPHHLTMGEGGAVNIVRDQKLKVVAESFRDWGRDCWCPSGKDDTCGKRFDWQLGELPAGYDHKYIYSHLGFNLKPLDPQAAIGRVQLRRLPEFIEARKRNWQTLREGLVATEPVLEFSLPTHATGWDPQTGFSWDASGCRTDCSWFGFKIAVKPDAPFRRTDLARELDAHRIGNRMLFGGNLVRQPAFVQLRADRPDALRVVGDLAGADAIMVDTLFLGTYPGLTVPMLAKEIDVIRAFCQA, from the coding sequence ATGACCGCCGACCTCGACCAGCTCAAGCAGGAGATCCTCCGGCTCACCCGCGACTACGCCCGCCGGGCCCACGCCGGCTTCCGCCCCGGCGACGACCCGGAGCGCACCCCCCACGCCGACGGCCAGACCATCCCCTACGCCGGCCGGGTCTTCACCGAAGACGAAGTCGAAGCGGCCGTGGGCACCACCCTCGACTTCTGGCTCACCCTCGGCACCGAAGGCGCCGCCATGGAGAGCGAGCTGGCCGCCTTCCTGGGGGTGCGCCACAGCCTGCTGGTGAACTCCGGCTCCTCCGCGAATCTGGTGGCCATCTCGGCCCTCACCTCCCACCGCCTGCCCGCCGAGCGGCGCCTGCGCCCCGGCGATGAGGTGATCACCGTGGCCGCCGGCTTCCCCACCACCGTGGCGCCGATCCTGCAGGTGGGTGCGGTGCCGGTGTTCATCGACGCCGATCCGATCACCGGCAACGCCCGCTGCGACCAGCTGGAAGCCGCCTTCACGCCCGGCGTCACCAAGGCCGTGATGATGGCCCACGCCCTGGGCAACCCCTTCGACCTGGCGGCGGTGCTGCGCTTCTGCCGCGCCCACGACCTCTACCTGGTGGAGGACAACTGCGATGCCCTGGGCTGCTCCTATTCCATGCCCCGGGAGCTGGCCGAATCCCTCGGCTTCTCCGACAACAGCCCCGGCCTCGATGAGGGCCCCGACCGCGTCATCCGCTGGACCGGCACCTGGGGCGACATCAGCACCCAGAGCTTCTACCCGCCCCACCACCTCACCATGGGCGAGGGCGGCGCCGTCAACATCGTCCGCGACCAGAAGCTCAAGGTGGTGGCCGAGAGCTTCCGCGACTGGGGCCGCGACTGCTGGTGCCCCTCCGGCAAGGACGACACCTGCGGCAAGCGCTTCGACTGGCAGCTGGGCGAACTGCCCGCCGGCTACGACCACAAGTACATCTACAGCCACCTCGGCTTCAACCTCAAACCCCTCGATCCCCAGGCCGCCATCGGCCGGGTGCAGCTGCGCCGCCTGCCGGAGTTCATCGAGGCCCGCAAGCGCAACTGGCAGACCCTGCGCGAAGGCCTGGTGGCCACTGAGCCCGTGCTGGAGTTCTCCCTGCCCACCCACGCCACCGGCTGGGATCCGCAGACCGGCTTCTCCTGGGATGCCAGCGGCTGCCGCACCGACTGCTCCTGGTTCGGCTTCAAGATCGCCGTCAAGCCCGACGCCCCCTTCCGCCGCACCGACCTGGCCCGGGAGCTCGACGCCCACCGCATCGGCAACCGCATGCTGTTCGGCGGCAACCTGGTGCGCCAGCCGGCCTTCGTGCAGCTGCGTGCCGATCGCCCCGACGCCCTGCGGGTGGTGGGCGATCTGGCCGGCGCCGACGCGATCATGGTCGACACCCTCTTCCTCGGTACCTACCCGGGCCTGACGGTGCCGATGCTGGCCAAGGAGATCGACGTGATCCGGGCCTTCTGCCAGGCCTGA